A stretch of Rhizobium glycinendophyticum DNA encodes these proteins:
- a CDS encoding aminopeptidase P family protein, with product MFQSFDVKSTPQHGKARIEALRGLFADNKIDGLLVPRSDEYLGEYVPASAERLAWATGFTGSAGQLLVTVSQAVVFVDGRYVTQLAQQVDPAVFTPGDLVGEPPHKWIANHAAKGFRLGIDPWMHTGAEVRRLEQALAEIGGALVLLPFNPVDRLWTDRPAEPLGKVAIQAENQAGVPAKDKIARIAADLTERGLAAVFITDPSSVAWIFNIRGNDVPHTPHPLSRAFIKADGTAELFLDARKTNLEVETYLGELCEQVDPKLLAERLERLSAGGARILVDPDLAPHVLGHLIRHFGGEVVEGNDPAKLGRAVKNMVELNGSAAAHLQDGVAMVEFLSWFDEQPPGSLTEIAAAEALEATRARVGERMQNPLKDISFETISGAGEHAAIMHYRVTTESDRPIHSGEMFLIDSGAQYVNGTTDITRTLAVGTVPDEQRRFFTLALKGMIAISMARFPKGTRGCDLDPLARIALWKAGADFAHGTGHGVGSYLSVHEGPQRISRMSTQELLPGMILSNEPGYYRPGSFGIRIENLIYVREAEAIDGGDQPMLGFETLTFVPIDRRLIVEDLLTREELRWLDDYHQKTRDELMPLISDPAQRSWLEKATAPFRR from the coding sequence ATGTTCCAGTCCTTCGACGTCAAATCCACACCGCAGCACGGCAAGGCTCGCATCGAGGCCCTGCGCGGGCTGTTCGCCGACAACAAGATCGACGGCCTGCTCGTGCCGCGCTCGGATGAGTATCTGGGCGAATATGTCCCAGCCTCTGCCGAACGCCTTGCGTGGGCGACCGGGTTTACCGGTTCTGCAGGCCAGTTGCTGGTGACTGTCAGCCAGGCCGTTGTCTTCGTCGATGGCCGCTATGTGACGCAGCTTGCGCAACAGGTCGATCCTGCCGTGTTCACGCCGGGCGATCTGGTTGGCGAGCCGCCGCACAAGTGGATCGCAAACCATGCGGCCAAAGGTTTTCGTCTGGGTATCGATCCCTGGATGCATACCGGAGCCGAGGTGCGCCGGCTGGAACAGGCACTTGCGGAAATCGGCGGAGCGCTCGTTCTCTTGCCGTTCAACCCGGTCGATCGGCTGTGGACCGACCGTCCAGCCGAGCCTTTGGGCAAGGTGGCCATCCAGGCGGAAAACCAGGCCGGCGTTCCGGCCAAAGACAAGATCGCCCGCATCGCTGCTGATCTGACCGAACGGGGGCTCGCCGCCGTCTTCATCACCGATCCGTCTTCCGTCGCCTGGATCTTCAACATTCGCGGCAATGACGTTCCGCATACGCCGCACCCGCTGTCGCGAGCCTTCATCAAGGCGGATGGCACAGCCGAACTGTTCCTCGATGCGCGCAAGACCAATCTCGAGGTGGAGACCTATCTGGGGGAACTCTGCGAGCAGGTCGATCCGAAGCTGCTTGCCGAGCGGCTTGAGCGGCTCTCCGCCGGCGGCGCGCGTATCCTCGTCGATCCGGATCTCGCGCCGCATGTGCTCGGCCATCTGATCCGTCATTTCGGCGGCGAAGTGGTGGAGGGAAATGATCCCGCCAAACTTGGGCGGGCGGTGAAGAATATGGTCGAGCTCAACGGCTCCGCTGCCGCGCATCTGCAGGATGGCGTTGCCATGGTCGAGTTTCTCTCCTGGTTCGACGAACAACCGCCTGGAAGCCTCACCGAGATTGCTGCTGCCGAAGCGCTGGAAGCGACACGCGCGCGGGTCGGCGAGCGCATGCAGAACCCGCTCAAGGATATCTCCTTCGAGACAATCTCCGGTGCCGGCGAACATGCCGCTATCATGCATTATCGGGTGACCACGGAAAGCGATCGGCCGATCCACTCGGGCGAGATGTTCCTGATCGATTCGGGCGCGCAATATGTGAACGGGACCACCGATATCACCCGGACGCTCGCCGTCGGCACGGTGCCGGACGAGCAGCGGCGCTTCTTCACGCTGGCGCTCAAGGGCATGATTGCGATCAGCATGGCGCGCTTCCCGAAAGGCACGCGCGGCTGCGATCTCGATCCGCTGGCGCGCATCGCGCTGTGGAAGGCCGGCGCGGATTTTGCCCATGGAACCGGCCATGGTGTCGGTTCTTACCTCTCAGTGCATGAAGGGCCGCAGCGGATTTCGCGCATGTCGACGCAGGAGCTCCTGCCGGGGATGATCCTGTCGAACGAGCCTGGCTATTATCGTCCCGGCAGTTTCGGCATCCGCATCGAGAACCTGATCTATGTACGCGAAGCGGAGGCGATCGACGGCGGCGACCAGCCAATGCTCGGTTTCGAGACGCTCACCTTCGTTCCCATTGATCGCAGGTTGATTGTCGAGGATCTGTTGACGCGGGAAGAGTTGCGCTGGCTGGACGATTATCACCAGAAGACGCGCGATGAGTTGATGCCGCTGATTTCCGATCCGGCGCAGCGCAGCTGGCTGGAGAAGGCGACGGCGCCGTTCCGGCGCTGA
- a CDS encoding AzlD family protein: MNTLFTPYMVVLIVAAAVATYLTRVGGYVLVKRLKTMPPRLEAALNAVPAAVLTTLVAPAFFAGSIDIKIAMVAALLVGLRFSAIPMLIAGWVVVMVLRQILV; the protein is encoded by the coding sequence ATGAACACGCTGTTCACGCCCTATATGGTGGTGCTGATCGTCGCTGCCGCCGTCGCCACCTATCTCACGCGGGTCGGTGGCTATGTGCTGGTCAAGCGCCTGAAGACCATGCCGCCGCGTCTGGAGGCCGCATTGAACGCGGTGCCAGCGGCGGTTTTGACCACTCTCGTAGCACCCGCCTTCTTCGCGGGCAGCATCGACATCAAGATCGCCATGGTGGCCGCCCTACTGGTTGGCCTGCGCTTCTCGGCCATCCCGATGCTGATAGCGGGATGGGTTGTCGTCATGGTGCTGCGCCAGATCCTCGTCTGA